From Acinetobacter sp. ASP199, the proteins below share one genomic window:
- the rlmJ gene encoding 23S rRNA (adenine(2030)-N(6))-methyltransferase RlmJ translates to MNYRHHFHAGNFADVMKHVLLLQILSRLNNKDKPYRYIDTHGGAGKYDLSTSEAQKSGEFLNGIHRLVKLDDSIKRNAPEGVQQYLKIVEKMRENFGKGAYPGSPWFALEGMRDIDKATIFEMQRDVFQQLDQNIFDKRAGLHERDAYEGLLAVIPPKEKRGLVMIDPPYELERKDFPQLVELIAAAYKKWPTGVFAVWYPIKDRAMIERFEKKMFKTGIRRQLICEICVWPDDTPVGLNGCGLLVINPPWKFSEDADEALQWLFPHLRMQENGGHAAVRWLVGE, encoded by the coding sequence ATGAATTATCGTCACCACTTCCATGCAGGCAACTTTGCCGATGTCATGAAGCACGTTTTATTGCTTCAGATTTTGTCTCGCCTTAATAACAAAGATAAGCCATATCGTTATATTGATACGCATGGCGGCGCAGGTAAATATGACTTATCGACTTCAGAAGCGCAGAAGTCGGGTGAGTTCTTAAACGGTATTCATCGCTTGGTTAAATTGGATGATTCGATCAAGCGCAATGCCCCTGAAGGCGTACAGCAGTATCTAAAAATTGTTGAAAAAATGCGTGAAAATTTCGGTAAAGGCGCGTACCCAGGTTCACCTTGGTTTGCTCTTGAAGGCATGCGTGACATAGACAAAGCTACTATTTTTGAAATGCAGCGTGATGTATTCCAGCAACTTGATCAAAATATTTTTGACAAACGTGCTGGTCTGCATGAACGTGATGCTTATGAAGGTTTACTTGCAGTCATTCCACCAAAAGAAAAACGTGGTCTGGTGATGATCGACCCGCCATATGAGCTGGAACGTAAAGATTTCCCTCAACTGGTCGAGTTAATTGCAGCAGCTTATAAAAAATGGCCAACAGGCGTATTCGCTGTATGGTATCCAATTAAAGACCGTGCCATGATTGAGCGTTTCGAGAAAAAAATGTTCAAGACCGGTATTCGCCGTCAGCTGATCTGTGAAATATGTGTATGGCCAGATGACACACCTGTGGGCTTAAATGGTTGTGGTCTGCTGGTGATTAACCCACCTTGGAAGTTCTCTGAAGATGCTGATGAAGCACTGCAATGGTTATTCCCACATTTACGTATGCAGGAAAATGGTGGTCACGCCGCAGTTCGCTGGTTAGTAGGCGAATAA